The Spartobacteria bacterium genome has a window encoding:
- a CDS encoding CopG family transcriptional regulator yields MSTLTKRATVYLDPVLHKALRLQSVETSRSVSELINDAVRDELAEDAADLALFNERANEPTVDFEDFVNELKLNGTI; encoded by the coding sequence ATGAGTACACTAACAAAAAGAGCAACTGTCTATCTTGATCCGGTTTTGCACAAAGCACTACGTTTACAATCTGTAGAGACATCTCGATCGGTGTCAGAACTCATAAATGATGCCGTTCGTGATGAGCTGGCAGAAGATGCTGCTGATTTGGCACTATTTAACGAAAGAGCAAATGAGCCGACTGTAGATTTTGAAGATTTTGTGAACGAGTTGAAACTCAATGGAACAATATAA
- a CDS encoding decaprenyl-phosphate phosphoribosyltransferase, which yields MAASFWKQSIFYIKAMRPYQWTKNGVVFAAFIFALGDKQQHLSKASLNHALLAAIFFCLMSSAIYLINDIRDRNNDRQHPTKRFRPIAAGTVPLCGASILSLSLIILSLTGSYLLNIQLFAVICTYFIMQLVYTFGLKRVALVDIFVISAGFVLRALAGAVVLHVVISPWLLLCTMLLALFLALCKRRHEKNELGHMPEHTRASLTQYNVKLLDQLISIVSSAVIVCYALYTLWPDTVAKYGTSRLGFTIPFVIFGLFRYLDLVYRHEKGDRPEKILLTDIPLILNLLAYGLTVLAILLIFRH from the coding sequence GTGGCGGCTAGCTTCTGGAAGCAGTCCATTTTTTATATCAAGGCCATGCGTCCTTACCAATGGACGAAAAATGGCGTAGTCTTTGCCGCTTTCATTTTTGCACTGGGCGATAAACAGCAGCATCTGTCTAAAGCCAGCCTGAACCATGCACTGCTTGCCGCGATTTTTTTCTGCCTGATGTCCAGTGCCATCTATTTGATCAATGACATTCGGGATCGTAATAATGATCGACAGCATCCAACAAAGCGATTCCGACCCATTGCGGCGGGCACCGTCCCCCTTTGCGGTGCCTCCATACTATCGCTGAGCCTGATCATCCTGTCTCTTACCGGATCATACCTGCTAAATATCCAGCTGTTTGCGGTCATCTGCACCTATTTCATCATGCAGCTGGTATATACGTTCGGACTCAAACGCGTCGCCCTCGTAGACATCTTTGTTATTTCAGCCGGGTTCGTCTTGCGGGCACTCGCCGGCGCGGTCGTGTTACACGTCGTCATTTCGCCCTGGTTACTCCTCTGCACCATGCTGTTAGCTCTCTTCCTGGCACTTTGCAAACGGCGCCATGAAAAAAATGAATTAGGCCATATGCCCGAACATACCCGCGCCAGTCTCACACAATATAATGTAAAACTGCTGGATCAGCTCATCAGCATTGTTTCTTCCGCAGTGATCGTATGCTACGCACTCTACACCCTCTGGCCCGATACCGTCGCAAAGTACGGAACATCCCGTCTCGGCTTTACCATCCCGTTTGTCATTTTCGGATTGTTTCGCTACCTTGACCTCGTCTATCGTCATGAAAAAGGCGACCGACCGGAAAAAATACTGCTCACCGATATCCCGCTGATCCTGAACCTACTGGCCTACGGACTGACCGTACTCGCCATTCTGCTCATCTTTCGCCATTAA
- a CDS encoding polyprenol monophosphomannose synthase yields the protein MQNTLIIIPTYNEKDCVEPISSAVLEFLPKSHILFVDDNSPDGTGSIIDDLSANDSRIHTLHRKDKQGLGRAYIAGFKWALERQYEFICEMDADFSHRPIDLPALHNGIQDADLCLGSRYIGGIRVINWPLNRLILSRGAGIYVHWITGMPFTDPTGGFKCFRRAVLESINLDSITSNGYSFQIEMTHRAWLRGFVIKDVPITFEERRSGQSKMSLDIVREALWMVWKLFMQSGCKRKPGPVHPRSVSCGG from the coding sequence ATGCAAAATACATTAATTATTATACCGACGTACAACGAGAAAGACTGCGTCGAACCGATATCCAGCGCAGTACTTGAGTTTCTGCCCAAGTCACACATCCTCTTTGTTGATGACAATTCACCCGATGGAACCGGCAGTATCATCGACGACCTCAGCGCCAATGATTCACGCATCCACACCCTGCACCGCAAAGACAAACAGGGACTCGGGCGCGCCTACATTGCCGGATTTAAATGGGCACTGGAACGACAGTATGAATTCATCTGCGAAATGGATGCCGATTTCTCTCACCGGCCCATTGATTTACCCGCACTGCACAACGGAATACAGGATGCCGACCTGTGCCTTGGATCCCGCTACATTGGTGGTATCCGAGTGATTAACTGGCCGTTGAACCGGCTGATTTTAAGTCGCGGGGCAGGTATTTATGTTCATTGGATCACCGGAATGCCCTTCACCGACCCTACCGGCGGATTTAAATGCTTTCGCCGCGCCGTGCTTGAATCCATCAATCTCGACAGCATTACCTCCAACGGCTATTCATTCCAGATCGAAATGACCCATCGCGCATGGCTCCGGGGATTTGTCATCAAAGATGTCCCTATTACGTTCGAAGAACGGCGCTCCGGTCAGTCAAAAATGAGTCTGGATATTGTTCGTGAAGCATTATGGATGGTATGGAAACTGTTTATGCAATCTGGTTGCAAACGTAAACCCGGTCCGGTTCATCCGCGGAGCGTGAGCTGTGGCGGCTAG
- a CDS encoding type II toxin-antitoxin system RelE/ParE family toxin, producing MEQYKLVVRKSVSRDMKGIPKKDASRIVNAISALAYDAHPPGSKMLSGQERYRLRQGNYRILYEIHDQELIVCVVKVGHRRNVYK from the coding sequence ATGGAACAATATAAACTCGTTGTGCGTAAATCCGTTTCAAGGGATATGAAAGGCATTCCTAAAAAAGATGCCAGTCGAATTGTAAATGCGATTAGTGCTTTGGCATACGATGCACATCCTCCAGGTTCGAAGATGCTCTCAGGTCAAGAGCGTTATCGCCTGCGACAAGGGAATTATCGAATATTGTATGAGATTCATGATCAAGAGCTAATTGTTTGTGTAGTCAAAGTTGGACATCGGCGAAATGTATACAAGTGA